GCACCGCGAGGTAGAAGCCGACCGGGCCGGCCAGGTAGCTGACCAGCACCGCCCCGGCGAGCATCAGCGCCGGCTGGGCGAAGCTGATCACCTTGGACGACTTGTAGATGATCACGAAGCTGACGGCGAGCATCGCGTAGATCGAGCCGAAGCCCAGTCCGCGGATGGTGGTCAGCAGGACGTCCCTCATCGGGCGGAACCTCTCGAGTACATCCCCTCGACGAGGGGACCGAAGCGCTCGGCGAGCGCGGAACGGCGGACCTTCTGGGTCGCGGTGAGCTCGCCGTCCTCGTGGTCGAGCAGCTTGGGCAGCAGCCGGAAGGCCTTGATCTGCTCGACGGTCGCGAGGTTCGCGTTCACCTCGTCGACCTGGGCCTGGACCAGCGCGACGACCTCGGGCTTCTCGGTCAGGTCGCGGTAGGTGGTGAAGGAGATCTTGTTGCGCTGGGCCCAGTCGGAGACGGTGTCGGGCTCGATCCCGATCAGCGCCACGAGGTAGGGCCGGCGGTCGCCGATGACCACGGCCTCCTTGATCATCGGGCTCACCTTGACGGCGTTCTCGATCTCCGAGGGCGCGATGTTCTTGCCCCCGGCGGTGATCAGGATGTCCTTCATCCGGTCGGTGATCCGCAGCCGCCCGTCCTCGAGCACCCCGACGTCGCCGGTGTGCAGCCAGCCGTCGGCGTCGACGGCCTCGGCGGTGGCGTCCGGGCGCTTCCAGTAGCCGAGGAAGGTGGCCGGCCCGCGGGTCAGCACCTCCCCGGTGGTCTCGTCGATGCGCAGCTCCACCGCGTCGTGCGGTTCGCCGACCGTGCCCAGCCGGATCCGGCCGGGGCGGTTGGCGGTGGCCGAGGCGGTGTTCTCGGTCATCCCGTAGACCTCGTGCACCGGCACGCCCAGGCCCATGAAGAACTGGAGGACGTCGGTGGCCACCGGGGCGGCACCGCACCCGGCCCAGCGCACCCGGCGCAGGCCCAGCCGGTCGCGCAGGGCCCGGACGACGAGCACCCAGGCGATCGCGTGCTGCACCCGGCTGGAGACCGTGTGCTTCCCCCCGGTGCGGGCCAGGGTCTCCCCCACCCGTCGCGCCAGGGCGAGCCCGGCGTTGCCGACGTTGCGCTTGAGCGGGCTGGCCGAGGCCTGCCGCACCTGCACGGTGGCCAGCAGCTTCTCCCAGATCCGCGGGACGGCGAAGAAGAAGGTCGGCTGGATCTCCCGGAGGTTCTCCGGGACGGTGTCGATCGACTCGGCGAAGTTCACCTGGATGCCGGTGGCGGCGTTGTTCCAGGTGGTGAAGATCCGCTCGGCGACGTGGCACAGCGGCAGGTAGCTCAGCGCCAGGTCGGCAGGACCCGCGGGCGGGTCGAGCAGGCCGCCGTCCCCGGTGAAGGAGGCGATCGTGGCCTCGGCGTTGGCCACCGAGAGCATCGCGCCCTTGGGCAGCCCGGTGGTGCCCGAGGTGTAGATCAGCGTCATCAGGTCCTCGGGCCGGGTGGCGGCCAGCGAGGCGTCGACGGCGTCGGGGTGCGCGGCCCGGTGCTCCCGGCCCAGGGCCAGGAAGTCCTCCCAGTGCAGCAGCCGCGGGTCGGTGTACCGGCCGCGGATGCCGCGGGGGTCGAGGTAGACCAGGTGCTGCAGGTCCGGGGTGCGGTCGGCGACCTCGAGGGCCTTGTCCAGCTGCTCCTGGTCCTCGGCGACGAGCACCCGCGCACCGGAGTCGGCGAGCACGTGCACGACCTCGGCGGCGGGGTTGGTGGGGTAGAGCCCGACCGTGACCGCGCCGGCGGCGAGGGTGCCCAGGTCGGTCGACAGCCACTCGCGCCGGTTCTCCGACTGGATGGCCACGCGGTCCCCGCGCTCGACGCCCAGGGCCATCAGCCCGTGGGCCACGTCCTGCACGTCGTCCCAGTACTCCGCCCAGGAGGTCTCCCGCCACAGGCCCAGCTGCTTGCTGCGCATGGCGACCCCGCGCGGGGTCTCCCGGGCGCGGTCGCGGACCCGGGTGACGATGCTCGTCGTCGTCCCGGTCCGGCCGGTCGTCGTGGTGTCGACGGCGGTGGTCACGAGACCTCCTCGGTCACGGCCGACTCGTCGGCGGTCTTCTTGCGGCGTCCGCCGGTGTCGTGGTCCTCACCGAGGTAGGCCTTGATCACGTCAGGATCGCGCTGCACCTCGCGCGGGGTGCCGGTGGTGATCGGGACGCCGAAGTCCACGACCATGATCCGGTCGGCCAGGTCCATGACCAGGCCCATGTCGTGCTCGACCATGACCATCGAGATGGCCAGCTCGTCGCGGATGTCGAGGATGAACCGGGCCATGTCCTCGGTCTCCTCCAGGTTCATCCCGGCGACCGGCTCGTCCAGCAGGAGCAGGGTCGGCTCCATGGCCAGGGCACGGCCGAGCTCGACCCGCTTCTGGATCCCGTAGGGCAGCAGCCCGACCGGCATCCGGCGGTAGGAGGCGAGCTCCAGGAAGTCCACGATCTCCTCGACCGCGGCGCGGTCGCGCATCTCGCTCCTGCGGGCACGGCCGAACCACGCCGCGGCGCTGAAGACGCCGTAGGACACCTGGTGGGCCCGGCCCAGCATCAGGTTGTCCACCACGGTGAGGTTCTCGAAGAGCTCGATGTTCTGGAACGTGCGCGCCAGGCCCTTGCCGGCCAGCACGTGCGGGCGCTGGCCGAGCACCTCCTCGCCGCGGAACCGCACCGAGCCCTCCTGGGGCCGGTACACCCCGGACAGGACGTTGAAGATCGAGGTCTTGCCCGCGCCGTTGGGGCCGATCACCGCGAACAGCTCCTGCTGCCCGACGGTGAAGGACACCCCGTTGATCGCCGTCACGCCCTTGAACCGCAGGGTGACGTCGCTGACCTCGAGCACGTTCTCGCTGACCGCGTGGGTCATGACAGCCACCGCTTCCGACGTCGGTAGTGCTTCACGTCGCGGAAGCTGCGTTCGGCGCCCTCGGCCCCCAGGCCGAGGTAGAACTCCTTGATGTCGTCGTCGTCGAGGAGCTCGGCGGCCGGCTTGTCCATCACGACCCGGCCGTTCTCCAGCACGTAGCCGTGCTCGGAGATCGACAGCGCCATCGAGGCGTTCTGCTCGACCAGCAGGACCGTCGTCCCTTGCTCGTTGATCGTGGTGATCAGGTCGCGGATGTTGGCCACCAGCTGCGGGGCCAGGCCCAGGCTCGGCTCGTCCAGGAGCAGGTAGCGCGGGTTGCTCATCAGCGCCCGGCCCATGGCCAGCATCTGCTGCTCGCCGCCGGAGAGGTAGCCCGCGGCCTGGGTGCGCCGCTCGAGCAGCCGGGGGAACAGCCCGTAGACCCGCTCCAGGTTCCCGGCGCGGTCCTTGGGCTTGGTGTGGGCGCCCACCCGGAGGTTCTCCTCGACGGAGAACTCCCCGAAGACACGGCGGCCCTCGAGCACCTGGCTGACACCGCGGGCCACGACCTGCTGGGGGTCCAGGTGGTCGATGCGCTCGCCGTCGAGGGTGATCTGGCCGCGGGTGACCGCGCCGTGGTGGATGTCCAGGAGGCCGGACAGCGCCCGGAGCAGGGTCGTCTTGCCGGCGCCGTTGGCGCCCAGGAGGCCCACGACCTGTCCCTCCGGGACCTCGAGGCTCACCCCCCGGAGCACCAGCACGACGTCGTCGTAGACGACCTCGAGGTTGCTGACTGCGAGCACGTGCCGCCCTTCGTCGATGGAGGTCGCACGCACCGACGACGTGGTCTGCCTCACGTCCGTGGTGTGAGGCCGGACACTAGGTGGCAGCTGTGAACCAGCGGAAGGGTCGACGCGCCGTTCGGCATCCGGAGGGGTGTTTCGTTATCCGCCCGTTACCGACGGCCTGTCACCGGAGGGGCGGGAGCCGCCGGGCGGCTGTGGACACCTGCTCCAGGGCGTCCGCGCAGCCGGCGTCCAGGGCGACCAGGTGGGCGAACCCGTGCGGCACCCCGGCCAGGTCCAGGCGCGCCACCGGCACCCCGGCGTCGGCGAGCCCGGCGGCGTATGCGCCACCGGAGTCGCGCAGCGCATCGAGCTCGGCGGTGACCACCAGGGCCGGCGGGAGGCCGGCCAGCCCGCCCTCCAGCGGGCTGATCCGCGGGTCGGTCAGCGGGGTGCCCCGCGGCACGTAGCCGCGGGTGTAGAAGCCCATGTCGGCCAGGGAGAGGAACGGCGAGGTCCCGTGTGCGGCCACCGAGGGCCAGTCGACGCCGGCGGCGACGGAGGGGTAGAGCAGCAACTGGGCGGCCGGCTGCGGCCCCCCGGCGTCGCGCAGCTGCTGGCAGGCCACCGCGGCGAGGTTGCCGCCGCCGCTGTCCCCGGCCACGACCACCCGGTCGGGGTCCCCGCCCAGCTCGGCGGCGTGGGCGAGCGCCCAGCGCACCCCGGCGACGGCGTCCTCCACCGCGGCCGGGAACGGGTGCTCGGGCGCACGGCGGAACTCCACCGAGACCACGACGGCGTCCAGCGCCTGTGCCAGTCGCGCGGTCAGCCCGGCGTACTCCCCCGCCGTGCCCACCGTCCAGCCGCCGCCGTGGCAGAACACCACGGTCGCACCGCCCGGTGCGGTCGGCCGCTGGCACAGCGCGGTCAGGCCGCCCCCGAGGGCGAGCTCCTCGGTCGCGACGTCCGGGGCCCCGGCGGTCCCGAGCGCCAGCAGCTCGGCGAACCGGGCCCGCGCGGCGTCCAGCCCGACCTCGCGGGCCGGCGGGGTGAGCAGGTGCCCGAACCGGGCGGCGAGGTCCTGCAGGGACGGGGGGAGGTCGGAGGTCACCGGCGCATCGTGGCGCACCGCGCCCGGCGTCAGTCGGGGGTGCGGGCCAGCGCGTCCCACAGACCGGTCATCTGCAGCGGCCGGACCACGGCCCGGGTGTCACCGACCCGCAGCAGCACCACCCGACCGCAGCGCAGGGCCTCCCGGTGCGCACGGGCCAGGGCGCAGAGACCCGCGGAGTCCAGGAAGGTCACCCGGCGCAGGTCGACGACGACCTCGGCGACACCGGGCCGGGCCAGCGCCTCGGACACCGCGCCGGTCAGGCCGGGCGCGGTGGAGGAGTCGACGTCGCCGGAGACGACCACCAGCACCGAGGAGGTCGTCGGGGTCTCGACGTGCACGCGCATCGGCGGCGCTGGAGCGGGGACGGTCATGTGTCGGCCTTCGGGGTGCGGGTCCCGTGGAGTGCCGGCTGTGGTCTCAACCGTTGGCGCAGAGGCTAGGTCGCGCTCACACCCCGTGTCCAGGCCCGCACGACCGGTCCGGACCGGGTCAGCCCCACACCTCCGCGGCCGTCTCCACGACCAGGGCGAGCTTGGCGATCTGCTCGTCCCGGGTCAGCGCGTTGCCCTCCACGGTCGAGGAGAACCCGCACTGCGGGGACAGAGCCAGCTGCTCCAGCGGCACGTACCGGGCGGCCTCGTCGATGCGGCGCTTGAGGTCGTCCTTGCGCTCCAGCTCCGGCCGCTTGGTGGTGACCAGTCCGAGCACGACCCGCTTGCCCGGCGGGACGAAGCGCAACGGCTCGAACCCCCCGGAGCGGGCGTCGTCGAACTCCAGGAAGAACCCGTCGACCTCCAGGCCGCCGAACAGCGCCTCGGCGACGAAGTCGTAACCGCCCTCGGCCACCCAGGAGGAGCGGAAGTTGCCCCGGCACATGTGGGTGGTGACCGTCAGGCCCTCGGGCCGACCGGTCAGCGCGGCGTTGATCTGGGCGATGTAGCGCTCGTGCTGGTGCTCGGCGTCCCGGCCCTGCCCGGCGAGCTCGGCCCGCTGCGCCGGGTCGTTGAGGTAGGCCAGCGAGGTGTCGTCGAGCTGCAGGTAGCGGCACCCCTGGGCGGCGATCCCGGCGACCTGCTGGCGGTAGGCCCCGGACAGGGCGTCCCAGAAGGCGTCCTCGTCGGGGTAGACGGCGGGATCGATCGCCGCCGCGCCGCCCCGGTAGTGGACCATCGAGGGCGAGGGGATCGTGAGCTTCGCCGTCTGCGCCGGCTGCACCGAGCCCTGCAGGAACGCGAAGTCGTCGGCGAACACCGGCTCGTCGATCGAGAGCGGACCGTCCACCCGCAGCCCGGCCGGGGTGAAGTCGAGGGTGCCGTCGGCGTTCGTGAAGTGGACGGCGAGGTCCTGGTCGGCCTTCGAGATGCCGGTGATCGCGTAGATGAAGTCCATGTGCCAGGACGCCCGGCGGAACTCGCCGTCCGTGGCGGTCTGCAGCCCGACGTCGGCCTGCATCCGGACGACCTCGTCCACCGCCTCGTCCTCGACGGCCCGCAGCCCGTCGGCGTCCAGCTCCCCGGCGGCGAACCGGCCCCGGGCCTCGAGCAGGGACGGCGGTCGCAGCAGGCTCCCGACGTGGTCGGCGCGGAAGGGCGGACCGTCGGGCAGCGAGGTCGTCACCGGCCGATCCTCGCCCACCCCGCCGCCCGTCGCAGTCCCGGGCGGATACTCGGCCCCATGAGCAAGCGCGTGCTGACCGGTGCCGGCGTCTGGGTGCTGGCCGTCCTCGGCGGCTACCTCCTCGACCCGATCCTGGGCACCGCCGTGCTGGTCTTCGGCGGCATCCTGCTGGTGGTGTCGTTCCTGGGCAGCACCGGGAGGAGCACCACCTTCGAGGAGCGCGAGCTGGCCCGGGCCCGCAAGCGCGCGGCAGCCCGCGAGGCGAACGCGGGCAAGCGGGCCAAGGACAAGCTGCGCTACGAGGCCGAGCAGGCACGCAAGGCCAAGCGGGCGGCCAAGAGGTCCGCGAAGACCGGGTGACCCCCGTGCCCCGTCATCCCGGGACGAGGACGGCGACGGGTGCGGCCGGCGGCGGGTCCGGCGCACCCCCACCGGTGGGCGGCGCCGCTGCGCGCGGTGTTCCCCGGCGTACCGCCTGAGCCACCTGGCTCGGTCCCCACCCGCTCGGCCACCGCACCGCGCCCACCCCCGTCGTCGCCTGCGACCGCAGCGTGCCACATGCGGACGAACTTGTTCCGCAACGTCACCCACGTGGGGGGCACCGCGGGGGCGTCCGTCGCCGCCCTACTGGCGGGTAACAACCGGGGTACTCTCCCGCGGCATGACCCTGGTCGAACCGTCGGTCGGCAGCGCTGCCGAGACGTTCCGCTCCACGAACCCCGCCTCCGGCGCCCTGGTCGCCGAGTTCCCGGTCGCCGACGAGGCCGCGGTGGCCGCCGCCGTCGCCCGCGCCCGGGTGGCGGCCGCGGCGTGGGCC
This sequence is a window from Geodermatophilaceae bacterium NBWT11. Protein-coding genes within it:
- a CDS encoding STAS domain-containing protein, which encodes MTVPAPAPPMRVHVETPTTSSVLVVVSGDVDSSTAPGLTGAVSEALARPGVAEVVVDLRRVTFLDSAGLCALARAHREALRCGRVVLLRVGDTRAVVRPLQMTGLWDALARTPD
- a CDS encoding ABC transporter ATP-binding protein; translated protein: MTHAVSENVLEVSDVTLRFKGVTAINGVSFTVGQQELFAVIGPNGAGKTSIFNVLSGVYRPQEGSVRFRGEEVLGQRPHVLAGKGLARTFQNIELFENLTVVDNLMLGRAHQVSYGVFSAAAWFGRARRSEMRDRAAVEEIVDFLELASYRRMPVGLLPYGIQKRVELGRALAMEPTLLLLDEPVAGMNLEETEDMARFILDIRDELAISMVMVEHDMGLVMDLADRIMVVDFGVPITTGTPREVQRDPDVIKAYLGEDHDTGGRRKKTADESAVTEEVS
- a CDS encoding alpha/beta hydrolase, with protein sequence MGRAGPHPRLTPGAVRHDAPVTSDLPPSLQDLAARFGHLLTPPAREVGLDAARARFAELLALGTAGAPDVATEELALGGGLTALCQRPTAPGGATVVFCHGGGWTVGTAGEYAGLTARLAQALDAVVVSVEFRRAPEHPFPAAVEDAVAGVRWALAHAAELGGDPDRVVVAGDSGGGNLAAVACQQLRDAGGPQPAAQLLLYPSVAAGVDWPSVAAHGTSPFLSLADMGFYTRGYVPRGTPLTDPRISPLEGGLAGLPPALVVTAELDALRDSGGAYAAGLADAGVPVARLDLAGVPHGFAHLVALDAGCADALEQVSTAARRLPPLR
- a CDS encoding 5-methyltetrahydropteroyltriglutamate--homocysteine S-methyltransferase, with the protein product MTTSLPDGPPFRADHVGSLLRPPSLLEARGRFAAGELDADGLRAVEDEAVDEVVRMQADVGLQTATDGEFRRASWHMDFIYAITGISKADQDLAVHFTNADGTLDFTPAGLRVDGPLSIDEPVFADDFAFLQGSVQPAQTAKLTIPSPSMVHYRGGAAAIDPAVYPDEDAFWDALSGAYRQQVAGIAAQGCRYLQLDDTSLAYLNDPAQRAELAGQGRDAEHQHERYIAQINAALTGRPEGLTVTTHMCRGNFRSSWVAEGGYDFVAEALFGGLEVDGFFLEFDDARSGGFEPLRFVPPGKRVVLGLVTTKRPELERKDDLKRRIDEAARYVPLEQLALSPQCGFSSTVEGNALTRDEQIAKLALVVETAAEVWG
- a CDS encoding long-chain fatty acid--CoA ligase, translating into MRSKQLGLWRETSWAEYWDDVQDVAHGLMALGVERGDRVAIQSENRREWLSTDLGTLAAGAVTVGLYPTNPAAEVVHVLADSGARVLVAEDQEQLDKALEVADRTPDLQHLVYLDPRGIRGRYTDPRLLHWEDFLALGREHRAAHPDAVDASLAATRPEDLMTLIYTSGTTGLPKGAMLSVANAEATIASFTGDGGLLDPPAGPADLALSYLPLCHVAERIFTTWNNAATGIQVNFAESIDTVPENLREIQPTFFFAVPRIWEKLLATVQVRQASASPLKRNVGNAGLALARRVGETLARTGGKHTVSSRVQHAIAWVLVVRALRDRLGLRRVRWAGCGAAPVATDVLQFFMGLGVPVHEVYGMTENTASATANRPGRIRLGTVGEPHDAVELRIDETTGEVLTRGPATFLGYWKRPDATAEAVDADGWLHTGDVGVLEDGRLRITDRMKDILITAGGKNIAPSEIENAVKVSPMIKEAVVIGDRRPYLVALIGIEPDTVSDWAQRNKISFTTYRDLTEKPEVVALVQAQVDEVNANLATVEQIKAFRLLPKLLDHEDGELTATQKVRRSALAERFGPLVEGMYSRGSAR
- a CDS encoding ABC transporter ATP-binding protein, which encodes MLAVSNLEVVYDDVVLVLRGVSLEVPEGQVVGLLGANGAGKTTLLRALSGLLDIHHGAVTRGQITLDGERIDHLDPQQVVARGVSQVLEGRRVFGEFSVEENLRVGAHTKPKDRAGNLERVYGLFPRLLERRTQAAGYLSGGEQQMLAMGRALMSNPRYLLLDEPSLGLAPQLVANIRDLITTINEQGTTVLLVEQNASMALSISEHGYVLENGRVVMDKPAAELLDDDDIKEFYLGLGAEGAERSFRDVKHYRRRKRWLS